TCCGAAGAAATAGAAGGCTTTGTATCCGAAGTTTTCCAAGACCATATTGACAATGCCGTTTCTGGGAGAAAAGACTTCCAGCAGAATCCCCCCGAGGATAACCCAGGAGAGAAAAAACGGAAGGAATGTTATAGTCTGTACCGATTTCTTTACCCATTTTTTAGAGACTTCATTCAGCATAAGGGAAAACATTAGGGGGAACACTATTTTCGCAGCAATTTTCATCAATGCGATAAACAGTGTATTGCGCATAATCAATGTGAAATCCGGCATCATCAAAATGTAGCGGAACATATCCAGACCGATCCAATCCCCATTGAGAAAAGAGTGAAGAAGACCTTTGTTTGACGGAATATAATCCTGAAAAGCTATAAAAAGTCCGAACATGGGTCCATAGTTATATATAATCACAAGAATCACAGGAACAAGCAGCATCACATGTAAAGGGATCTCTTGTTTTATCTTATTATTCATTATTCACACAATTCCTCTTTGATAATTGGCTTGTTACTTCTTTGTATTGTTAAAAAGAGAGAAGAGCAGAGGAAGAGAATAATCCCCCTGCTCTTTATCGGATCAGATTACTTCAGACTGGCCTG
This sequence is a window from Oceanispirochaeta sp. M1. Protein-coding genes within it:
- a CDS encoding sugar ABC transporter permease, translating into MNNKIKQEIPLHVMLLVPVILVIIYNYGPMFGLFIAFQDYIPSNKGLLHSFLNGDWIGLDMFRYILMMPDFTLIMRNTLFIALMKIAAKIVFPLMFSLMLNEVSKKWVKKSVQTITFLPFFLSWVILGGILLEVFSPRNGIVNMVLENFGYKAFYFFGNDKIFPYMLVLTDLWKEIGFTTIILLAALTGIDPTLYEAASIDGAGRWKQTLYITFPSIMGMVILLTILGMGNIMNAGFEQIFMLYGPSVYSTGDIIDTYTYRMGIENGQFVLATAVGLFKSVISLIVMVSSYSVAKKYSNYKIF